Part of the uncultured Desulfobacter sp. genome, TTGTGAGTTTGATGAAACTATACAAAGGCCATTTTATTGATACGCCCACCCCGGGCCGCTTCAGGGTGAGAGAGAACTCGATCGCCATCGTTGAGGCGGGAAACCTCCTTTCCCTGGAACATGAGGTGCCGGAAAGGCTTGCCTCGCTTGGGGTAACGGACCTGGGACCGGGCGTGGTTATCCCTTCTTTTATTGATCTGCATGTCCATGCACCCCAGTATATGCAGATGGGGATGGGACTGGATCTGGGATTGCTTGGGTGGTTGGAAAATTATACCTTTCCCGGTGAGGCCCGGTTTGCCGATGAAAATTATGCCCAAAAGATTTATCCGCTGTTTGCCGACGAACTCCTGCGCCAGGGAACTCTTCGATCTGTGGTGTACGGCACGGTTCATTCGGCATCGACCCTGATTCTGGCCCAAATTTTGGAACAGGCCGGACTGATGGCCTTTGTGGGCAAAGTCAACATGGATCAAAATTCGCCCGATGATCTCAGGGAAACGTCAGAGGGCGCCGTTAAAGACAGTGAAACGTTCTGCCGGATATTGGCGGACCGGGAGAGGGTCCGCCCCATCGTGACCCCCCGGTTTGCCCCGAGCTGCACGGAAACGCTCATGAAAAATCTGGGCCGACTCTCCCGGCGCTTGGATCTGCCGGTACAGTCCCACCTCTCCGAAACCCTGTCCGAAACCCAGTGGGTTTCCCGGCTGTTTCCCGACAGCCGAAGCTATACCCATGTTTATGATGACTGCGGGCTGCTGGGCCCGGCCAGTTTAATGGCCCACGCCGTTTTTTTAAGTGATCGGGAAATTGATCTGATCGTGGAACGAGCCGCCACATTGGTTCACTGCCCCAGCGCCAATACTAACTTGAGCAGCGGTATCATGCCCCTGGGCCGTTATCTGGACCGGGGCGTCAACCTGGGGTTGGGCTCCGATGTGGGTGCCGGTCACACCCTTGCCATGTATCGGGTGGTTGTACAAGCGGTTCAAAGCGCCAAATTGCTCCGGATTCTGCGGCCCCGGGAGAATCACAGGGCGGTCACCCTTTCCGAAGCCTTTTATCTGGCGACCATGGGCAATGGTAAATTTTTCACGCGCCAGGGCTGGGGGCCTTGCGGGGCATTTGAGCCGGGCATGAGTTTTGATGTTCTTTCCATTGATATGGGGCTGCCCGAAGCCGTGCCGCTCTCCCCCGTTGCTCAATTGGAGCGGTTTCTCTACGCCGGGGACGACAGGCATATTAAAAAACGGATTTTAGCAGGCCGGGAATTATGAAAAAAGTCTGCCGGTTTATTTTAAATGATCGAGAGATGGAACTGGCATTGTCTCCGGGCCGGACGGTTCTGGACCTTTTGAGAAAAGACCTGGGGCTTTACGGCACCAAAGAGGGGTGTCGGGAAGGGGAGTGTGGTGCCTGCACGGTTATACTCGGCCGAATGCCCCAGGTCGCCTACCGGGCCATGCCTTCCTGTCTCATGTCGGTGGGCCAGCTCAATTATACCCATCTTGTAACCATAGAAGGCCTTCGGAAAGAGACGCCCAATCGGCTGCAGCAGGCCTTTGTCAATCGGGGGGCCACCCAGTGCGGATTCTGCACCCCCGGATTTATTATGGCCCTCACCGGTTATCTTCTGGCTGGCGGGCTTGTCACCGTTCAAGGTGCTGTGGATGCCCTGGATGGGAATCTGTGCCGGTGTACCGGCTACCATTCCATTCGCCGGGCCGTTGCCGCGACCATTGACCCCTTGTTGGGTAAAACGCCTTCAATCCAGGAGCTGATAGATCTGGATCTGGTTCCCGGCTATCTTGCCGGCATTCCCCGGAGATTAACGACACTGCGAGATAAGTTTCCAACCGATGCACAAGAGTTCACCCCTGAACGGTTCGATAAAACTCGTCCTCTTATTGCAGGCGGTACCGATCTGTATGTTCAACAGGGCGACCTTCTGAATAAATCGGAACCCCGGTTCCTGGTCCCCGAATCCGAGCCGATTCGGGTAGCGGATGGAATGATAAAAATTCCTGCAACGGCAACCATGGCACAGTTGCAGCAAGATCATTATTTAAACGATCAATTTCCCGGGTGGCATGACAAGCTGCTGGTTGTGGCCTCCTCGATTTTACGGCACCGGGCCACTTTGGGGGGCAATATCGTCAATGCCTCGCCCATTGCGGACTGTGCCGTTCTGCTACTGGCCATGGATGCTCAAATTCAATTGGTTTCGTCAAAGGGCGTCCGGCGTCGGTTTCCTCTCAGGGGGTTTTTTCTGGACTATAAAAAGTTGGATCTAAACGACGATGAGCTTGTGGAATCCTTTTGGGTGACAAAACAAAACGACCCCCAACTATGGCATTACGCCAAGGTGAGTAAGCGAAAGCGTCTGGATATTGCCGGTTGCAACGCTGGGGCGGTGTTTTTAGTGGATAACGCAAGGTTTACGTCTGTGGGTTTAGCCCTGGGCGGTGTGGCGCCCATCCCCTTTGCGGCCCGCCGGACCATCGATTGGCTTAAGGGAAAACCCCTGACCATGGAAACATTTTTGGGGTCCCTGGAAATTCTCCAGGACGAGATTTGCCCCATAGACGATGTCCGGGGAAGTGCCGAATATAAAAGGCGCCTGGCTCGGGCGCTTATGGTGGATCACTATCTGCATTGTTTTTCCGAGATCTGTTCCTACGATGATTTTGCAAAGGCCGGTGTGCTATGATCAATTCCGGCACAAGCGATCATGTCATGGGGCTTAGCCGCTATGTGGATGACAAGGATTTTCCTGCCCGGGGATTGCATTGTGTCGTCTTTTTTTCTCCCATGGCCCGGGGTAAAATTTTGAATCTGGATACGTCCGCCGCCCGAAAGCTGCCGGGCGTGGCATTCATTCTCACCGCAAAGGACATTCCCGGGAAGAATCAGATCGGCGGCATCATTCAGGACGAAAGGCTTTTGGCCGAGGATGAGGTGAACTTTGTGGGGATGCCGGTGGCCGCGGTTTATGCTTGGACCGAAGAGGCCGCCCGGGAGGTGGTGCAAATTATTCAAATTGACATTGCCGAAGAAATTCCCGTGCTGGATCCCCGGGCGGCTTACGACCGAAATGAATTGATTGCCCCGGTACGCACCTTTACCCTGGGCGATGTGGAAAGGGCCATTCCATCTGCCGCCTATGTGGCCAAAGGGCGGGCTGAATCGGGCGCCCAGGAGCACTTTTATCTGGAGAGCCAGGCCGCCATCGCCACACCCTTAGATCAGGGTCATCTTCATCTTGCTTCGGCGACCCAGGCACCCACATCGGTGCAGCGATGCGTTGCCCGGGTTTGCGGTTTGGCCATGAACAGGGTTGAGGTGGATGTCCGACGGCTGGGGGGTGCGTTTGGAGGCAAGGAGAGCCAGGCCGGCACCTGGGCCTGTTTTGCTGCCCTCGGCGCACAAAAATCAGGCGTCCCCTGCCGTATGGTGTTAAGGCGTTCCGAGGATATGCCGGCCACGGGGAAGCGGCATCCGTACTCCTCGGATTTTACCCTGGCCCTGGATGAAGACGGAACGTTTCTGGCCTTCAAGGTGATCTATTATCAGAATGCCGGGGCCGCAGCTGATTTGTCCACATCGGTTTTGGAACGAACCCTGTTCCACGCCACCGGATCTTATTACGTCCCCAACGTACATGCCACGGCCGCAGCCTGCCGGACGAATATAACGCCGAATACCGCCTTCAGGGGATTCGGGGGGCCCCAGGCCATGTTCGTTTTTGAAGCCGCCATCCGGGAGGCCTGCCGGATCAGCGGGATCCGCGTAGAAACGTTGCAGCGGAAAAATTTGCTTAAAACCGGAGATTGTTTTGCCTATGGGATGGCGGCGGAGAATGCCCGGGCCCGACACTGCTGGGAAAAGGCATATGACCATTTCGATTTGTCAAAACGGATGCGTGCCATTGACGATGCCCGAAGGAAAGAGAAGACTTGCGGTAACGTTTCCCGCTACGGAAGAGGGTATGCCCTGATGCCTGTATGTTTCGGCATCAGTTTTACCACCCGGTTTTTAAACCAGGCCCGGGCCCATGTCCACATTTACACGGACGGCAGCATGGGCGTCAGTACGGGTGCCGTGGAGATGGGGCAGGGGGTAAACCATAAAATCCGGGAAATAGTGGCTGACAGCCTGGGGATTGATTCCGGGCAGGTTCAGCTTGAATCCACCAATACCACCCGGGTTTCCAACACCAGTCCCACTGCCGCCAGCAGCGGCACCGACCTGAACGGCGCAGCGGCCCTGATGGCCTGTGAGATGATAAAAGAGCGCCTCTTTAAATTCATGGCCGATGAATTTCAATGTGCAGCCGGGGATTTTTCACTGGAAAAAGGTTGGTTACATAGAAAAGGCAAACGCTGTGAAATCGCCTGGGAGGATCTGGTTATCCAGGCCTATCGGTCACGGGTGCAGCTAAGCGCCGAAGCCCACTATGCCACGCCGGGCCTGTACTTTGATCCTGCTGTGGAAAAGGGCCGGCCTTTTGCCTATCATACATACGGAACAGCCTATTTTGAGGCTGAAGTGGACCGCCTGCTGGGCACCTACAAGGTAGAAACGGCTTATGTGGTGCACGACCTTGGGCGATCCATCAACCCCCTCATTGATTTGGGGCAGGTTGAGGGCGGCATGGTCCAGGGCATCGGCTGGATGACCATGGAAGAGATGCGTTATACAGAGACGGGCAGGCCCCTTACGGCCACTGCAGGAACGTATAAAATACCTAATATCTCTTCTGCGCCCATGGACATGCAGGTAAAATTTTTGGAAGATGACCATAATGATAACGCCGTTAAAGGGTCCAAAGCCGTGGGAGAACCGCCTTTCATTTACGGCATCGGGGCTTTTTTTGCCATCAAGATGGCGGCCGGGAGTCAGAAGCCCTTCTATTGTGCCCCCATTACCCCAGAGCGTTTGTTTGGCGAATTGAGGCAGTAGGTCTAATGTTCTTCTCGCACAAAGACACCAAGGCACAAAGATATCAACTCTGTGCCTTGGTGAGTAAATAAAACGCTTATAAGCCCTTATAAAGCAGCAAATCGGGTGATCCCCGCCTCTTTTGCCTCCTGGACCGCGTTGTTGAATCCGGTATCAGATACAGACACTTCTAATCCCTTTACCTCGTGGGCCTTTCCACAGGGCCGATATTGATCCATGAGGTTCACATAGGTGTTTTTTGAGACATGGTCGGCAATAAATGACATCACCGCTTTGGTCCCGGCCATCCCGCCGGGCATAACCAGGTGCCTGAGAACCAGTCCCCGGGTGGCAATACCATTTTCATCAACTTGCAGATCCCCCACCTGTCGATGCATTTCGCTAATCGCTTTTCGGGCCACTTTCGGATAATCCGGGGCATTGCAGGTCTGTTCTGCAACATCCGGATCCCAGAATTTAAAGTCCGGCATATAGATATCGACCACCCCCTCCAGCAATTCCAAGGTCTCCACATTGTCGTATCCGCTGGAGTTGTATATCAGGGGAATTCTTAACCCTCCGTCAATGGCCATATCCAGGGCAGACAAAATCTGCGGCACCACATGGGTCGGGGTCACAAAATTAATATTGTGGCAACCGTTATTCTGCAGGATCAACATCATGCCGGCCAACTGCCCGAGTCCACACTCATCACCGCTCCCCTCGTGGCTGATTTCGTAATTCTGGCAGAAATTGCATTTCAGGTTACAGTGGGAGAAAAAAATGGTGCCGGAACCGAACGCCCCGACCAATGGCGGTTCTTCTCCAAAATGGGGGTTGAAACTGGACACAATCGCTTCGTCGCCGGTGGCACATTCCCCCAATTCCCCGGAAAAGCGATCGACTTTACACCGTCTGGGACAAATTTCACAGGAATTTAACAGCTGTCGTGCTTGACTGATTTTTTCCCGGAGCAGTCCTTTCGCTTTGGTTTCAATATAGGCGGGTTGAAAGGTTGTCATTTGCATGCTCCTTTTTCATATATTATCAATGTATTGAATTAAACACAGGATGCTCTGTTTCCATGTCGGGGGACATCCTAACCCCATCGGCAAAATAATGCAATTTTTGGAACTTTGCATTTGCCCGGGGGCGCGAGAACAACATTGATCTTCCAACGGTTAAAATTCTATGGAAAAAGTGTTTCGTAATTTTTATTTCTATTGATTTTTAAGTATCTTGCCGTTATGTTTAAGCTATATTGTTTTCATCAAACCTTTAACGTCGGCTTGGCTATGATGCCGATTATGTTACGATTCGAGTCACAATTATTTTAATCCGCTGCGATTGGCGAATTTCATTTTTAGAACAGCCCATGGGGCTGATACGGCATATCAACTGCCAGGGTTGCTTCGCAATAAATATCGTATATCCTGGTGGTTTATTCATGCTTCCATATAACGGCCATGGGCCGACCTGACATATCATCAGCCAGGCTTCGACCCACAACAAAAGATGAAAGAACTCAATAACTTATTAAACTCTTTCATATAAAAAATATTCGCCGTTTTTGAAGCGGGTCAAATTTAACTTAATTTTATGCAAGGAGAGTATCATGAAACAGGCTTTTATTTCATTGGCAATCGGTTTCTCTTTATTTTTAACCCCGGCCCTGTCCAATGCCGAAAAGGCCCCCCAAAAAGTCATTGACCTTGCCAATTCAACTCTGGCAGAGATTGGCAAAGACCCTGTCATTATCAAGGCGGTTAAAGATCAAAACGCTAAGGGAATGAGCCTTGAGCAGATTAAGGCCAAGGATACCGAATGGAGGAATACCCCGGGGATTGCAGATTACATGAAGGCCATTATGGAGTCCGAATGCGGTCGGCATCTGCGAGATATCCAGGAATCCGAAAGCTTTTATGCTGAGATTTTTGTGATGGACAATAAGGGGGCCAACGTGGCCATGACGGATAAAACCTCCGACTTCTGGCAGGGGGATGAGGCTAAATTCCAAAAATCCTTCAACAATGGCAAAGGGGCGGTTTTTGTTGACGAAGTGGAGTTCGACGACAGTGCCCAGGCCTACCTGGTCCAGGTATCGGTGCCGGTGATTGATGGCGATAAGATCATCGGCGCCATTACCTTTGGTATTGATGTGGATCAGATTCAATAACAGCCATGGGCTTGACCTGGTCTATCAGCCCCAAATCTCTGTCCGTAAGAAAATAGGCGATTACTTCTGCAGATTATTATCGAAACTTTTTTTAAAAAACTGAGGGCGATACAATGAATGTATTTAATAATATGAAAATAGGTACACGGCTGCTGATTGGTTTTGCCACCATGATTCTGTTCCTGGCCGGGATTGGATTCTGCGGATTGTACAGTGTCAATCAAATTGAACAACGCCTTGAAGAAATTTTTTCAAAACGCCTGCCCAGCATTAATTTTCTTCTCCAAGCAGACAGGGATCTACAGCAGTTGCTGGTCGCTGAACGGTCCATGATTTTCGCCAATGCAAAATCTGATTTATTTAAGAATTTGGTTGATGACTACGAAGCAAATTTTAAGCAGACGACTGAACGTTGGGAAAAGTATAAAGCCCTGGCAGACAAACCTGAAGAAAAAGCCCTGTTTGGCGATTATGAAAAGGCAAGGGCCGCGTGGACAGTACTGTCCAGAAAAATTGTGGACGGCAGAATCGCGAACACCAGACAGGGGCGGCGTATTGCCCTTGATCTTTCCCTTGGCGAGGCCAGTGAAAAATTTGAAACCATGAGAGACTTCCTTGATCAGTTGACGGAGATGAACTTGACCCAGGCCGAAACCGAACGGAACCAGGCTACCGCTACCTATAAGTTTGCCATTAATGTCATTCTTGCGGCCATGGGTTTGGGGCTTTTGGCCGCCATGGTTTTGATGGTGGTCATCGGGCGCAGCGTTACCCGGCCTGTAAAAGAGGTGGTGGACGGGTTTTTCGATATTTCCGAAGGCGAAGGCGACCTGACCAAACGGTTGAAAAAAATGGGGGAAAATGAGATTGGGGTGCTATGTGGGGCGTTCAATCAATTCATGGACAAGCAGCAGGTGATGATTTCGGATATCTTCAAGAGCGTGTCCACGCTTACCGAATCATCCCAGGAGCTGATCGGTATTTCACAGACCCTGTCCGAAGCCGCTGAAACGGCCACACGGACTTCGGAATCAGTGACGGGTGCAGCAGCTGTCATGAGCCAAAACATGGAATTGATTTCAACCTCCACCCAGGAAACCAGCGCCAACACCTCCGCCATTGCCAGTGCGGCCGAAGAGATGAATGCTACGGTGGGCGAGATCGCCAAAAATGCTGAGCAGGGCCGTGAAATTTCAGCCAATGCCGTATCCAGGGTGGAAAAGTCCACGGATCAGGTCGGCCAGTTGGGGGACGCAGCCCAGGCCATCAGCAAGGTGGTTGAAACCATCACCGATATTTCCGAACAGGTGAACCTGCTGTCGCTGAACGCCACCATTGAGGCCGCCAGGGCCGGAGAAGCCGGCAAGGGATTCGCCGTCGTTGCCAATGAAATTAAAACACTGGCCGGACAGACCGCCGGCGCGTCCATGGACATCAAGGAAAAAATCGGACATATTCAGGAGACATCCAGCGGCACCCTTGAAAGCATTGATCAGATCCGGGAGGTGATCAATCAGGTGGACCAGGTGGTGACCACCATCGCCACTGCCGTGGAAGAGCAGTCTTCGGTTACCCATGAAATTGCAGATAATATCGGCCAGGTATCCACCGGTATTGAAGATGTAAATAGAAATGTGCTCCAGAGCTCTGAAAATGCAGAAGAGATTACCGGTCAGATCAATGAGGTCAACAAAACGTCTCAGCAGGTCCAGGGCCAGAGCGACCGCCTAAAAGAACGGGCCGACGGTCTGGCCCAGATTGCCGCTGACCTGAACAGCCTGGTGGGCCGGTTTAAATTTTAAACACGGGCTGGTGCCCGGCCGTGAAATAACTAAAACTGATATCATAAATCCGCTGGCCGAATCATCGCCTGAAAAAATCGGGTCGAACAATTTTGTTCGACCCGATTTTTTCCAGGTTGTTAGAATTTAAAATTTACGCCGGCATAAAACATTCTGCCTTCAATGTCATAGGGTTTGTCGTTCAGATCTTCGTTGCTGATATTATCAATGCCTAAACGCAGGGTGATTCTGTCATAGACGGTTTTGGACACCTGGGCGTTGAATACGATAAAATCATCGCACTTTTCATCGTCGTCGATCTGTTCTCCCGTGTAATCAGCACCCAGCGTGGCGTGGATATCCCAGGGCAGGGTGGCGTTGAGCCGGACATTGACGGTGTGCCTGGGCCGGTTCTCCAGCTCTTTCCCGGTCGATTCATCTTCGGTGTCCAGATATTGGTAGCCGATGCGGATGTTGCAGTTCGGTGTGATGTCCTGGGACAGTTCGCATTCAAATCCCTGGAGGGTTGCACTGTTGACATTCACATACATTTTTTCATCCGAAGAGCCGTCCAGGTATTCCGTGTCAATCAGGTTCTCCACATCGGTTTTGTAAACAGATACTTTGAATGCCGTGGTGTCCGTGAAAAATTCATAACCGAGTTCATAGGATTTTGAAGATTCGGGCTGAAGGGCGTCGTTACCGTATATGGTAATGCCTCTCATGGCCGTGGCCACATAGGCGGATGAGTTCTGGGTAACTGTGGGGGCCATGAACCCTTCGCCGTAGTTGGCCCTTATGCGGTGGTGTTCCCCCAATTTATAAAGTGCTCCGATTTTGGGAGACCACTCTCCGTGAAATTTTTCATGGTAATCGTACCGGGTGCCCAACGTGACGATAAGCGCCTCTGTGATATTGATTTCGTCCTGGAGAAATATCGAGGTGTTGTCCATATCATTGGCAAAATTTTTATCCGCACTTGCAGCCTTGTCGTATTTTTTTTCATAATCCTGGTTTTTGAACTCAGCGCCTGTGACAATATAGTGGTTTTTAAAGGCGGCAATATCCAGTTCCCCCAGGACCGCCGAATCGCTCATGGTGTGGGCGTATCCGCCTGTGGCCCTGGTGGTGGTATAGTGGGTGTCGGAATCGGTCACATAGGCGTCAAAATTCAGGGTTACGACGTCAAATTGCTTGTTGTACCCCACCGAGTAATTTTTCCGGTCGATGTCATAGTATAGGATATCATCCACTTCTATCCGGTCTTCGTTGCCCTGGCCATAGGACGCCTCGATATACTGGGTTTCGTCAAGGTCAAATCGGATTTTTGCCAAACCGTTGTTGATTTCCTTGCCCTCGATCTTGGTTTCAGTGTTGTCGTCCTCGTCCCTTGACGGATCACGGTCGATACGTTCCGCACTCAAGAACAATGAAAAACGGTCTGTAATTTGCCCGCCCGCATTCAGGCCGAGCTTAAATTCATCGCCGCCGTCATCGCTGCTGTCTGAGTAGCTGGCATCAACCTCCCCGGAAAATTTGTCACGGCTTTTCTTGGTGATAATGTTGATAACACCGCCGATGCCCTGGGAACCATAGATGGAGCTTGCGGGGCCTTTAATCACTTCGATTCGTTCAATGGCACCCATGGGCACCCAGTTGTACTCGAAATCCGAATGCCCGATCTGGGCATCGGAGCCGGATACCTTTTTACCGTCCACCAGGATCAAAACATGGCCGGTGGCTGACCCCCGGATGCTGATGTTCTTGCGTCCATATACGGAGGAACTGTTGACGCCCAGACTGATTCCAGCTTGTTGAATGAGTATATCACTGATCGATGATGCATTGGCCGCCGCGATCTCTTCTGCGGTTATGATGGTGGTCGAGATCGGTATGTCATGGTCGATCTGATTGGATTTGGCTGTGACCATCATTTTGGTTTCCCGGGCTGCGGTCTCTTCCCGGGGCTGGGCTGCAGCGTTGGATATGTCGGCTGCTGTTGCATAATTTGTTGTGCCG contains:
- a CDS encoding methyl-accepting chemotaxis protein, encoding MNVFNNMKIGTRLLIGFATMILFLAGIGFCGLYSVNQIEQRLEEIFSKRLPSINFLLQADRDLQQLLVAERSMIFANAKSDLFKNLVDDYEANFKQTTERWEKYKALADKPEEKALFGDYEKARAAWTVLSRKIVDGRIANTRQGRRIALDLSLGEASEKFETMRDFLDQLTEMNLTQAETERNQATATYKFAINVILAAMGLGLLAAMVLMVVIGRSVTRPVKEVVDGFFDISEGEGDLTKRLKKMGENEIGVLCGAFNQFMDKQQVMISDIFKSVSTLTESSQELIGISQTLSEAAETATRTSESVTGAAAVMSQNMELISTSTQETSANTSAIASAAEEMNATVGEIAKNAEQGREISANAVSRVEKSTDQVGQLGDAAQAISKVVETITDISEQVNLLSLNATIEAARAGEAGKGFAVVANEIKTLAGQTAGASMDIKEKIGHIQETSSGTLESIDQIREVINQVDQVVTTIATAVEEQSSVTHEIADNIGQVSTGIEDVNRNVLQSSENAEEITGQINEVNKTSQQVQGQSDRLKERADGLAQIAADLNSLVGRFKF
- a CDS encoding molybdopterin cofactor-binding domain-containing protein, whose protein sequence is MINSGTSDHVMGLSRYVDDKDFPARGLHCVVFFSPMARGKILNLDTSAARKLPGVAFILTAKDIPGKNQIGGIIQDERLLAEDEVNFVGMPVAAVYAWTEEAAREVVQIIQIDIAEEIPVLDPRAAYDRNELIAPVRTFTLGDVERAIPSAAYVAKGRAESGAQEHFYLESQAAIATPLDQGHLHLASATQAPTSVQRCVARVCGLAMNRVEVDVRRLGGAFGGKESQAGTWACFAALGAQKSGVPCRMVLRRSEDMPATGKRHPYSSDFTLALDEDGTFLAFKVIYYQNAGAAADLSTSVLERTLFHATGSYYVPNVHATAAACRTNITPNTAFRGFGGPQAMFVFEAAIREACRISGIRVETLQRKNLLKTGDCFAYGMAAENARARHCWEKAYDHFDLSKRMRAIDDARRKEKTCGNVSRYGRGYALMPVCFGISFTTRFLNQARAHVHIYTDGSMGVSTGAVEMGQGVNHKIREIVADSLGIDSGQVQLESTNTTRVSNTSPTAASSGTDLNGAAALMACEMIKERLFKFMADEFQCAAGDFSLEKGWLHRKGKRCEIAWEDLVIQAYRSRVQLSAEAHYATPGLYFDPAVEKGRPFAYHTYGTAYFEAEVDRLLGTYKVETAYVVHDLGRSINPLIDLGQVEGGMVQGIGWMTMEEMRYTETGRPLTATAGTYKIPNISSAPMDMQVKFLEDDHNDNAVKGSKAVGEPPFIYGIGAFFAIKMAAGSQKPFYCAPITPERLFGELRQ
- a CDS encoding FAD binding domain-containing protein — protein: MKKVCRFILNDREMELALSPGRTVLDLLRKDLGLYGTKEGCREGECGACTVILGRMPQVAYRAMPSCLMSVGQLNYTHLVTIEGLRKETPNRLQQAFVNRGATQCGFCTPGFIMALTGYLLAGGLVTVQGAVDALDGNLCRCTGYHSIRRAVAATIDPLLGKTPSIQELIDLDLVPGYLAGIPRRLTTLRDKFPTDAQEFTPERFDKTRPLIAGGTDLYVQQGDLLNKSEPRFLVPESEPIRVADGMIKIPATATMAQLQQDHYLNDQFPGWHDKLLVVASSILRHRATLGGNIVNASPIADCAVLLLAMDAQIQLVSSKGVRRRFPLRGFFLDYKKLDLNDDELVESFWVTKQNDPQLWHYAKVSKRKRLDIAGCNAGAVFLVDNARFTSVGLALGGVAPIPFAARRTIDWLKGKPLTMETFLGSLEILQDEICPIDDVRGSAEYKRRLARALMVDHYLHCFSEICSYDDFAKAGVL
- a CDS encoding amidohydrolase family protein, whose protein sequence is MKLYKGHFIDTPTPGRFRVRENSIAIVEAGNLLSLEHEVPERLASLGVTDLGPGVVIPSFIDLHVHAPQYMQMGMGLDLGLLGWLENYTFPGEARFADENYAQKIYPLFADELLRQGTLRSVVYGTVHSASTLILAQILEQAGLMAFVGKVNMDQNSPDDLRETSEGAVKDSETFCRILADRERVRPIVTPRFAPSCTETLMKNLGRLSRRLDLPVQSHLSETLSETQWVSRLFPDSRSYTHVYDDCGLLGPASLMAHAVFLSDREIDLIVERAATLVHCPSANTNLSSGIMPLGRYLDRGVNLGLGSDVGAGHTLAMYRVVVQAVQSAKLLRILRPRENHRAVTLSEAFYLATMGNGKFFTRQGWGPCGAFEPGMSFDVLSIDMGLPEAVPLSPVAQLERFLYAGDDRHIKKRILAGREL
- a CDS encoding cache domain-containing protein, whose protein sequence is MKQAFISLAIGFSLFLTPALSNAEKAPQKVIDLANSTLAEIGKDPVIIKAVKDQNAKGMSLEQIKAKDTEWRNTPGIADYMKAIMESECGRHLRDIQESESFYAEIFVMDNKGANVAMTDKTSDFWQGDEAKFQKSFNNGKGAVFVDEVEFDDSAQAYLVQVSVPVIDGDKIIGAITFGIDVDQIQ
- a CDS encoding radical SAM protein gives rise to the protein MTTFQPAYIETKAKGLLREKISQARQLLNSCEICPRRCKVDRFSGELGECATGDEAIVSSFNPHFGEEPPLVGAFGSGTIFFSHCNLKCNFCQNYEISHEGSGDECGLGQLAGMMLILQNNGCHNINFVTPTHVVPQILSALDMAIDGGLRIPLIYNSSGYDNVETLELLEGVVDIYMPDFKFWDPDVAEQTCNAPDYPKVARKAISEMHRQVGDLQVDENGIATRGLVLRHLVMPGGMAGTKAVMSFIADHVSKNTYVNLMDQYRPCGKAHEVKGLEVSVSDTGFNNAVQEAKEAGITRFAAL
- a CDS encoding TonB-dependent receptor encodes the protein MKKWKRFFMAVAVTAMTGTGTTNYATAADISNAAAQPREETAARETKMMVTAKSNQIDHDIPISTTIITAEEIAAANASSISDILIQQAGISLGVNSSSVYGRKNISIRGSATGHVLILVDGKKVSGSDAQIGHSDFEYNWVPMGAIERIEVIKGPASSIYGSQGIGGVINIITKKSRDKFSGEVDASYSDSSDDGGDEFKLGLNAGGQITDRFSLFLSAERIDRDPSRDEDDNTETKIEGKEINNGLAKIRFDLDETQYIEASYGQGNEDRIEVDDILYYDIDRKNYSVGYNKQFDVVTLNFDAYVTDSDTHYTTTRATGGYAHTMSDSAVLGELDIAAFKNHYIVTGAEFKNQDYEKKYDKAASADKNFANDMDNTSIFLQDEINITEALIVTLGTRYDYHEKFHGEWSPKIGALYKLGEHHRIRANYGEGFMAPTVTQNSSAYVATAMRGITIYGNDALQPESSKSYELGYEFFTDTTAFKVSVYKTDVENLIDTEYLDGSSDEKMYVNVNSATLQGFECELSQDITPNCNIRIGYQYLDTEDESTGKELENRPRHTVNVRLNATLPWDIHATLGADYTGEQIDDDEKCDDFIVFNAQVSKTVYDRITLRLGIDNISNEDLNDKPYDIEGRMFYAGVNFKF